In the genome of Vespa crabro chromosome 1, iyVesCrab1.2, whole genome shotgun sequence, the window tatgcgtgtatatgcGTGCATGTGCTTTCGTATACTTTAGAAATGTATgtaattcttaaaaataagCAGCAAATACTGCCTCTTCACTAAGTGCTAAAAAGTGCAAAGTCTATATAATAGAACAAGAGTTTGATACTGTATGTAgtttgaatgaaaaatgataatgataaataattaaaattttttgttcaaCGTTAGATGTTTCATACACAGACTAGAGTAGATGAAAACATAACGTGAAGATGCGAAGAATGGATACAGTATATGGCTTACTTAGGGCGCCTGTCATCCTGATCTATTGTATCTTCCAAATCTTCAAGGCCTTCATTTTCATCCAGTTGGGCCCATGATTTTAATTCATCTCTTGTTAAcgttgcaatttttttttctataattaaagaatatgtaatttacaataacaattaaagaatattattaaatgaataattattttacataatttgtattaccttcttcttgtttcatCTTTTCAACTTCATCTTGACTTAAAAAGCTAAATACTTTTTCTGAAAGataaacgaaatttttaaatgtttaacttcattagaatattttaataggaaTATGAATTTTGCTCTATAATTTTCCAAGTATTCTTTTACCTGGTTTAGGAGAAGGTTTAAGATGTTCTTCCATGGCACTTTCAAACAATTTCTTCTTATCACTGACTGACATTTTTACTGGTGACGGTGATGGAGATGATGTTGGTGAAAGctgtttataaaatttatgtgaataaaaacaaaaaataataatattatattactttaaaaatacatataaaaaattataataaaaaattaataaaaaattttaataaatagaaattatcatttagaactaaaattattgatcgtatatattatcatacatggcatattaaattaagaatatttttatgctataactttttaaaatttttaatatacaaataaacaaaaagttctattatcatataaattattaattttataatgtatatattttttttaatatcgtcataAATTCTAAACGAAATTTGATGCAATAAACTGATGGTGAATGAAACATATcccttataatattttataattagagcagtacattaattttaattacacaTGCTTGCAAAACCCACCTCAACCTGAACCTTTCCATCAACAGAGCGTGCTATCTGTCGTTTGTTAAAGCAAGTTGAAGAATTTAATTTCCCCACATATTCAGGAGCAGTCATAGGTGTAGGAGGAAGTTGAAAACGTGGTTGTGTATTTTGTACTGGGTTTTGATAAGTTTTTTTTGGATAGGAAGATATTTGAGATTGTGTAAGAAAAGTTTCATGCATGGATGGGAATAATTCTTTGGATATTGATTTAAATCTTACAGTGGGCGAAAAGGGAACACCAACCGTGCTTTCTTTAGAAACTGGTGGAAGATCAGCAAATGTAATGCTACGTTTAGGTACTgtaaaattcttcttttttgggGAAGGTAATGTTTGGGTAGAAGCAGAACGATTGAAATTTGCAGTTGTAGTAAGAGTAGAGACCGGAGATTTTGTTGAAGAACAATCCATTGATGctccaattttttctttccactgAATAAATAAGACCAAAATCATATTAGTATCGTtgatattatgtaataaagatatgataagataaatctaatgaaaatgctatgttaaaaaagatgaaatttagaatatattacaaaatcagatttatatttctacaattataaatatacgtgcatattacgaaaaatgtgagaacatatacaaaaaatattattttcaatgaataaaaatttttcgtaaaaaaaaatcttcaaatattaataaaattgtgcATGTATGCTTTTTTACAACTAAAGTAATTATAGTGTGTGCATTCAAATAAACTATAtgctatatatttataataggcaaaataatataatgctaTTTTATAAGTCTTTATATATTGCAATATgtaattgcatttcataaataatttggTACAATCAGGAAGttcatcattatattttagaaaCAGATTTATTTTTGACACTACATGTCATACAAAATCTATGTCAGAATTAAAAAGGAATCAGTTTCAAATCTATTCGTtttatgtttgttttttcttgttcctttaGTGTGTGATTTCATTGTACTATTATTGCAACAATTAATGCAGCTTTgcacataattttatttatgtacttttccattaatatgaaaaagccagtttttcttttctaaagtttcttaatatttgtaccctatccttttttattttactcatATCAATGCATTATAGAATAATCTGAAACAatataaaagtttaaaaatgatttaaaataatagtttaataCCAGGAACTGCTTGTTAGTTAACATGTTAATCAActtgaatttatatatgacTTTTacctataattaattattcaaatacaACGAATGTAACCGTTTTCAGAATCATCCTATGCatcgatatataaaaacattgttCAAATTGTGCCTCTATATCAATCAACTGGAGCTTTAAcatcctttcattttattaatagataaatatcttatttttatactttgtaataatatataaacatctGGTCCATTAGAATTATGTTCAACATATaacatttatagaaaatttataaattacagTACACTGATTTATACCTCATTAATGATATGAGTTTACTGTAGCAATGAACATTGTAGAGAACTAGCACTTTTAATTTAGAATGAATGCAAGTGTTACATGCAACAtgttttataaacaatacaataatttcgtttctcttcattttttttggtGTACATGATTTTTATGATGTAATTGTAAATTGCTATTTATGGATACAATATCTGCCTAATGATGGAacactatttattttttctagtgactataagataatatctatagtataaaaaataagactTTTTATAGTAAATTATGATGAATAATGTTCAAATtgtcaaaaattataaaaatttctatgaattaatgatttaataaaatttctatttaccatttaatgagataataagttaaattaatacatttgtGAGAAAGAAATTGTACTAATTTGCCTTATTTTTTCCGTGATAGTAAATATGATATCAAATAATCAAATTGAAATGTTaaatgtttcatatttttaaattacattactaatgatataaaaatgtcaCTTCTGTATATTAAGCATAATATCCGTAACatgtgattatatatatatataatcacagTTTCTCagtgttattgtaaatatagaCTTGTGCGATATTTTGCACTGTACATATTTAGTtgatcattttataaatatgtgtaatgtttttaagaaaaaagttaaatatgTCCTGTATGATAAATGTTCACATTCTGGACATATAATAGTCACCATTAACAAGGAATTCTCAGAAAATATCACTTCTGTTCATGATACATAAAATTCTATAATGTGAGATATGGATTACTTCTGTTAATAGAACACTGACTCTCAGTAATTCAATTGCCAATTCATATATCACAACTTTTTACCTTtctgaatatttaattttgtagCCCAGAAGCATCACAAACTCTAAGTCAGTCCATAAAATTCTATTCACTACCCATATGTACctaatatttcaaagttaatTGGAAATAAGCCTCAGAATCAGTGTATAAATGTTGCTAGAAAATATCTGATTAAAATAGTGAGAAACACTCTGCGCTTTAACTTTTGCCTACCTATcacagaaatatttttctcattataacCGATACCTATAAACAAAGAGATGACCAATATATACATGAGAATCTTTAGTTTAGGAAGATATCACACTTTTATAGTGTTAGAAAAATCTTAATCTCTTGACATAATCAAAGCAACAAACCAATTACAGAATGAATTCATCCATTAGTTAGATTCTCGATAATGCTCCTAATGTTATAATGgcagtattattaaaaaatgcaataacaatagttaaattgtataacaatgatatacaCGGAAACGCAATAAACaatgaataatgaatttatatcaTGAATTTGcttagaattatttatattatggcACAATCCTGTGGAATCAGAGGTATGGACGTAGACACAGGGAAAATGAGTAGAGGGTCGAACGACTCACTCCTGTTAGAGGGCAGCCAAAGTAGCACTATCACCTTCCACTGTCTGTAAACACGTTAAATATGTCTTGTTTTGGCGCTCAGGAGAGCATGCGACGCTAAAAACACTGACAAACGTACAACTCATGCGCCATGTAAAAGTAATGAAATTAGAATGAATATACAATAGTAAGGATTTATAGATTTTACAATTGTAAGGTTTTTGTTAAAGTATTTGttcttgatataatattttttattaacaaactttgaaacttttcatttatgaataatttacaattttcaatTGTTAGTATGCTGATCGAATGCTATCATCAttctaacaaaattattatccaACAACAGTGTGtgttataatgtattataaaaaggaTGAAGATTTGGTTATTGTAAATGTGCACatggataattatattatacaaatttgtaTTGAAACATGTATATCATCTTATATAagatgatatatatagtataataaatgTGATTTTTCACGATGCATATAGTTGATCATTAAAAGTGCTTATAGTATTTCTACATATCTGTTTTCATAATGCACTATagatcaatataaatattatttaatttcattttatttggaCTAATATAGCCATAtgattaaaatgtataaagaatagtataaaaaatgtagcagaatattttattttataaaagattatttaatattttaaatccaAAGCAGTTCAACAGTCATAAATGATAGGTAAatactttttcaaaatgttGTTTAAatctttgtacttttttttgtaatttttaaataacataaaaattttgttttgtgtgtgtatgtgtatggatatgtacatttacatatttaaattaaaaacaagaaaataataacaataaaaaaagaaaaaataaggcaataaacaaaaaatattactaattaaaaataaaaagatctatGAATATTGTATAGATTATTGAAAAGCCTAAAAAAGATTTGATTATGATATTCTTTAGTGCTTGACATATTTTAGTATCGCATGTTATCCATCATTCGTATTAGTATacatctttctcattttcccgATGTAAGccctatttttattacaaatgcaGAATATTTTGagatttactttctttctcatgaATATGctgttatatcattatataatttaataatgatatattagaCAAAAATACTTTATTAATGAGGTAGATATATGAGTAGATTTTGGTCCCTATGCAGacatattttaagaaaaatgtgTCTGTAGATTTTgtcaaagatttttttcttatatctagTCATAAAAAAATTGGTAATTTtagtttataatttatataatatatatattctacactcgtataattaataatatttcaataagaggaatatatcatataaaaatgagaaatattctTTGAAATCATCAAAGGAAAAGGGATACGTTCTACCATATTATAAAGTACATGAACATACAtctatgattaatataattagaataatttatacttcctaattattaattaattaatacaattagaCATGCTGCtatttattatgatacaataaatataaataaacaactaTTTTTAGAGATATGTCTACTAAATTTTGCATGCATTGCAAAGTTCAATTCATGTATTCacaataaatgaaatgagatattataaatgaaatacttACTGTTGGATTCTGTGGAGCTAATGTATGTTTACTCATCACGATCGTGGTAGTCTTGAGATCCTTTGTACCACTTGGGGACTTCGGTGGTACGACCATATCAACTGGACTATTTGATTTATGTACTAGAGATTCTGCTGCTCTCACTACATCTAGAACCTTTaacataaaatgattatttttaaacatacGTTTTGAAAAGTactttaaatagatattaatggAGTGTAACTTACTTTCTCAGGAGTAGATTTTTCCCTTTGTTCAATTAAAGCTCGCTCCCTCTCTTCTTGTTCCCATGCTACAAGCTCGGCTTTCATTTCCTGTTCTTGTCTAAGTGTTGCAGCTTCTTCATCATCACGATCTAAGCTAGATATACTTTGCGATAATGATTTGATGTCATCTGTAGGTGGATCTTTAAACTCTCGTGAAACTCTTGATTCTTTAGAATCTCTGCCATCAGATAAAGGTAATACTGACTCAACTTCATTTTTGTCATAACCTTTACAAACCACCAAAGTGATTGTATTTCCTGAGCACCGGAGAATGTTTACAGCTTCTTGATGAGTTGCACCCAATAACGATGTTCCATTTACTTCTAGTAACCTCATGCCGACCTGTCcaaataatgtatttttaatatataaataataaaatatctgagAAGTACAACTTTTATTAAACTTTAACTGATTTACCTTTAATCTTCCATCTCTTTTAGCTGCTCCACCTGAATtaattttagatataaaaacTCCTTCATCTGTATGATCAAGGGGGTTGCCTTTTTGACCTCTAAGTCCTCCTTTAATATGCATTCCCAACTTTTCTCCTGgttcttttataattactaattcctaaaaagtaacaatacattattatttatttttgacagatgtatttcttaatatcttatttatttgtaatatattttatataatatattatataaataattattttattaaatattttaaacaattttttagaCAGAAATATtataccatatatatgtaaatttgtGGTTTTTATACttcgttataatttattttaacaattttttagaCAGAAATATTGcaccatatatatgtaaatttgtGGTTTTTATTACTTCGTTTTTTATGACTTTAAgcaattttttatacttttatgaaatataaatatttagtaaatttataattgcaCAAATGATATAAAGCATAGGAAGCATTTAAAAAGAACACTATGATTCTCTAAAAAAGTTTTGCCTAGACATAAGCAATCATCTGTGAATCAGTGCTGAGCTTGTTTACAGCCTTGGTGTAGGAGGaagcaaaatatttaaaatcaaaataacaGGTCAAATGCATTGAGTACTTACTGTCACAGGGATGTACTCTATTTCGACCAGCTTGTAggacaaattataaaaaaattgcattAAGTAAGGAAAATAGGTAAACTATCGAGTGCCATTCATTGCAATTTACAGGCATTTATTAGCACAagcataataaaagaaaaaaaaaagaaaaaaaaataaaatcgctaaataaaatcgaagatCATCTGTATAATACAcatgtattatgtatgtatgtgacaTACAAGCGCAATGTTACAATTACTGCagaaaaacatattttttacaacaataaaaaaacaataagtatccggtatatataagaatacatCAGATATagtgtttctcttttcaattttataaaataagaaaaattagatttataaaaaataaatataactgtgatataaatttaaatactcAATCCAAGCATATTTGGAAAGCGTGTTTCACCTCTATGAAAAATGGAAAGGTAGCGGTAAGcttcttttaaaagatattaataaaaaaaaagaaaacaaaaaaatcttgtaatactattaaaaatatatatgaatagatttataacttattaattgtgtaaaatttacaattacgaattatatataaagattatttaagAAGATGATCTATTtagtaatatttacatatacatttttatcatttaaatatataataacatataatataaaaatacaagtatttgtatttttatatcaaattttttcattatattgttaattaaataaactaatataatatgaaaaatcgcCAATCATATATGTAAGCACTGTATAtctaaaattgaattatttcttacCTGATAACTTTCTGGAAGAGGATCATGCTGTACAGTAAGTACAATTTGATCTCCAGGTCGTAAAAGTTCCATTACAGCTTCCTGATGAGTTGCTTTTGTTACATCAGTCCCGTTTACCTTCAGTATTCTATCACCCATTCTAAGCTTACCAGATTTTGCTGCTATACCACCAGGTACAacctaatattatatacatatacatataatattatatatatatatatatatatatatatatatatatatatatatatatatatatgcatgtacatatgttATGTTCTTGTAACAATACTTCTCAGTAATTGTAAGtacatcaaataaaatatacatttttatatttataattataattatataatatgaatatttacgTGAGATATAAAAATTCCAGGTTCCTTTGCACCAAATGGAGTACAGGAATGATCAGTTCCTCCTATTATACTGAATCCAAGTGATCCTTCTTTCACCAACACGACATCCTAAacatttattactttataattaagaattttaacaaagcttaatatatgttttatttcttttttatttttacaaatacatagaatattgtatttgtttttatattcatatacaaataagcacaatatatataataatttaaacattttattaatattaataattaactgaATGTAGGagtaagataaatatttaaaaacaaaaagtacatctctatttatatatgaatgtttTATGTTTCTAACTATGTAAAAATGGCCAATATAAGAAATTTGGATTTTATAGACAAAACTGCGAAGAATCCAACTTGTACACACATTTTTTTTAGCAAgcataatgagaaaaattttcaaataatttattttacttaccTGTTTCCATGTCTGAGGGTAAGTACTCagtatgaataaattaaagaagCAGATAAATTGCCCATATAACCAACTTAAAACCCAACTAATTTTTTGATACAATtattcaaaacattttttaagtTATATAAAAGACATAATAATATGCGAGCATTCAGCATTGCATTCGTATTTCGaactaaataatattgtatatatgaatattttaagcATGCAAAAATTCTTCATATCttgaatatgataattatataaaaattagaaatttaatataaatgtaattttataattgaactataatatcgacatacgtaattattattatttttttagatatacataattatcatgcaaattagattattatagaaattcattttcattcaatttactttaaaatttgtattcttAATTACCTTCAAAGCATGGAaacaagttaaaaaaaaacagataataTAAGCAAACATTCAGACATATTTTAtccttaataaataaaattacacaTTCAACTACAATCAAAATTTGATGctgcaaaaaatataaaatggacaTGGCTTTAAAAAGAGGTATAATAAAGTCATtaggaaattatattatgGATTATCTAGTATGTAAATGCTTATTGTATGAAGTAAGATAtagtgaaataaataaattaacatatTGGATGAAAAAATACGATAttcatacataaaatatataatccaaAGGATGATAAACCCAAaaactatataaaaagaaaaaaatgctattaatgtaatattaaattaaacgtAACATTAGAAATGTAATGTATGACATGCAGCTACCTAGGCACATACCTCAATAATAACTGGCTGCACCAGTTGATTATCAGTCACTCTAGTAACGACGGTCTCTGTGAGTGTACTCTTTGTGATGGTTTCAGTAACTTTACCAATTGTCGTAGGAGCTGGAGGAAAGTTAACATCTCCGGGTAGATTGTCAGGTTGCTTGATTGTCACTGTCACAATAGGACCTTGATGGGAATCTGGCGAAGGTGAGGATGTTGGAGGTCGAAGGAAATGGGCAGGAATCATGGCCTGAAATTCCTCGTTGGTGATTGGCTTCGGTACCTGTATATCTTCCAACGGGGATGTTGGTCTAGGTTCCGTTGAAGACGTAGGTGTAGAATTAGTATTAGTAGTTGGTGCTGCCGTTGACTGCGTTACACTGTGTCTTGGAGCAGGTTGTGGATAAATTTGACTATTTGTTGGACTAAGCGGCATAGAAGGAAcgcttttaacgttatttccTGGATCACCAATGCCATTCATTTTTGGTGCTGCATTCACCATGTCTGATTTTATTGGTGGTGGTGTTTTTGAAGTAGGACTTGGAGATAAAGTTTTCTCAGCATCCATAGAACGACGATAACCAGCGTAAGCTGGTCTATTTGCCATATAGCTATTAGCATTATATAAACCTGTATATGGTCTAGGTGCACCAATAACGCGAGGCGATTTCTCAGATGGAGTTACTATTGTAGCTGGATTTGCTTGAGAAAGTGGCATTTCACGTTCAACAACGAGTCGAACAAATCTTTCTAAGCCCGTAAGTAAAGCTACTGCTTGTTCATGTTTGGCTCCTCTCATTTCAACACCATTAATCTgaagataaattataatggTTTATGTTGAACAATAAgttgttaatatattttgttgtcAAAAAATGGATCAACTGTTACAGCCATAAATATGtagatatcaaaaatatatccaaaaagaaaaaaaaataaacttacaGATATTACTTTATCTCCAACTAATAACTTGCCATCTTTTTGTGCAACTCCACCATCAGTTAtcctcgaaatatatatagccTAAAATTTCAGTGTTTATATTAtcctattgaaatatttaatttatgttttattattcacTTACATCACTATTGTCTTTAACTGGTGGTGAACCTTCACCACCGGCAATACTAAATCCTAGTCCATTTTGGTCCCGTATTAATGTTGTATGTATAAGAACAGACACCATAGGTTCACTACCTACTTTTGTAGGTAATGGTTCAGGAAGCCTCTTTACCTGAACAAAGTCcaacataattataaattataataaaataaaatcgaacatatataagaatttaCCTTCCCAGCTTCAAGTGTATTACAAGTATCACCATTTTCTAAATTATGTGATAAAGCTGTAGATGATACATAAGATGTTGCGCTTGGTGCTCTACTTGTGCTCAAACTAGAGCACAATGAGTCCTTTCTCATTGAattctatgaaatattattagaattagatgaaatattattagaaaaagaaagaagtttgaaaaaagaaagaatcttataaaatatcagACCTGCTCATACGATTGcactattcttgttacttcTCTTAATACAACTAGTATCAATACACGTCCACACGCTTTGAGAACTTCAACGGCATCATAATGATCTACATTTACTACTGAAACTCCATTAACAGATATTACTTTATCCCCTACTCTTAGACCAGCTAAATCAGCAGGTCCACCTAAAGAACATTATGCtttaaatgtttttatcagatacatttatttaattacataatttttaaatactggatttataaaatatattttctacctTCTGTAACTCTGGATATGAAAATGCCTTCATCGTCACCCTTAAATGGGGTTGATCCAATCCCTCCTGCTATAGACAAACCAAGTCCACCTGTCGTTCGTTCAATATGAATCTCATATTGTTCTTCCCTTACTTCTAACGTTGGTTCTACATCCGATGTTGCACCTAACAAGTACATTATATAGtgttatttgtaatttattataacaaatgttatcttttgttttatgaattatattacctaatttctttttatttctaacaaaacatcgatattttttagGCATGATAtgattaaattcaataaaaagtaatttcttacgaatttttttttttttttttttttttttttttttaaactagtttatcaaaaatatttagtatataatactttttaacaCACTCTTTACACATTCACCATCTTACAATATACTGATATATGACTAATAGATAAGATAATCACTATAGAAACCATCTCTTATCTTCTACTTTCTCCCTAGATTCTTTAAGTAATTTTATAGATCTTATATGAATCTattaaacttttatatttaacaatttatttttatgtaaaaatatattatcattatatataatatatatcttattatatatgtattacctTGGCTATGTACATCTATATTTTCTGAGGATTCTGCTTGTTCAGGAACAATAGTTGTAGGAGTCTCATcagattttttcattaatgcctaaaaaaatataaaataacatttattgttgtgtacgcgtgcgcgcgcacgcacgcacgcacacacagtCGCAGGAAAATTAATGTCTATATTGTCTAATTCTAATAAACTTGTTTTGttataaatcaaaaagaaagaaaaaagagaaagttacCTGTGCAATAAGTGAAgct includes:
- the LOC124432658 gene encoding protein lap4 isoform X4: MFRYIPIFKGCNRQVEYVDKRHCSLPSVPDDILRYSRSLEELLLDANHIRELPKNFFRLQRLRKLGLSDNEIGRLPPDIQNFENLVELDVSRNDIPDIPENIKNLQALQIADFSSNPIPRLPAGFVELRNLTILGLNDMSLAKLPPDFGSLEALQSLELRENLLKVLPESLSKLSKLERLDLGDNELEELPAHIGKLPALQELWLDHNQLQHLPPEIGELKTLACLDVSENRLEDLPEEISGLESLTDLHLSQNVIEKLPDGIGDLKKLTILKVDQNRLSTLNPNIGRCENLQELILTENFLLELPASVGNLLNLNNLNVDRNSLQTLPTEIGNLKQLGVLSLRNNKLKFLPIEVGQCLSLHVLDVSGNRLQYLPYSLITLNLKAVWLSENQAQPMLTFQNDVDEETGEKVLTCFLLPQLEYHPDDSGRLGTLVGIRTTVQGDIPELSDDEGWQEREASRTHSVKFTDEPPEADKETPFVRQNTPHPKELKAKAHKLFSKGRNDSRSGSTDEQDVSQTFGLDKTESETSIKPNEEVQNIIEQDQFSEHEVSRGEQKELETLPDSTDTQTNNETAAFSSQGATEPTVNTGSDGTISDLKGKDDDESETEDMQRHVEFSVIEDTDYEGSGETSKPNRLHRRDTPHHLKNKRIHTAIDKEKVASLIAQALMKKSDETPTTIVPEQAESSENIDVHSQGATSDVEPTLEVREEQYEIHIERTTGGLGLSIAGGIGSTPFKGDDEGIFISRVTEGGPADLAGLRVGDKVISVNGVSVVNVDHYDAVEVLKACGRVLILVVLREVTRIVQSYEQNSMRKDSLCSSLSTSRAPSATSYVSSTALSHNLENGDTCNTLEAGKVKRLPEPLPTKVGSEPMVSVLIHTTLIRDQNGLGFSIAGGEGSPPVKDNSDAIYISRITDGGVAQKDGKLLVGDKVISINGVEMRGAKHEQAVALLTGLERFVRLVVEREMPLSQANPATIVTPSEKSPRVIGAPRPYTGLYNANSYMANRPAYAGYRRSMDAEKTLSPSPTSKTPPPIKSDMVNAAPKMNGIGDPGNNVKSVPSMPLSPTNSQIYPQPAPRHSVTQSTAAPTTNTNSTPTSSTEPRPTSPLEDIQVPKPITNEEFQAMIPAHFLRPPTSSPSPDSHQGPIVTVTIKQPDNLPGDVNFPPAPTTIGKVTETITKSTLTETVVTRVTDNQLVQPVIIEDVVLVKEGSLGFSIIGGTDHSCTPFGAKEPGIFISHVVPGGIAAKSGKLRMGDRILKVNGTDVTKATHQEAVMELLRPGDQIVLTVQHDPLPESYQLVEIEYIPVTELVIIKEPGEKLGMHIKGGLRGQKGNPLDHTDEGVFISKINSGGAAKRDGRLKVGMRLLEVNGTSLLGATHQEAVNILRCSGNTITLVVCKGYDKNEVESVLPLSDGRDSKESRVSREFKDPPTDDIKSLSQSISSLDRDDEEAATLRQEQEMKAELVAWEQEERERALIEQREKSTPEKVLDVVRAAESLVHKSNSPVDMVVPPKSPSGTKDLKTTTIVMSKHTLAPQNPTWKEKIGASMDCSSTKSPVSTLTTTANFNRSASTQTLPSPKKKNFTVPKRSITFADLPPVSKESTVGVPFSPTVRFKSISKELFPSMHETFLTQSQISSYPKKTYQNPVQNTQPRFQLPPTPMTAPEYVGKLNSSTCFNKRQIARSVDGKVQVELSPTSSPSPSPVKMSVSDKKKLFESAMEEHLKPSPKPEKVFSFLSQDEVEKMKQEEEKKIATLTRDELKSWAQLDENEGLEDLEDTIDQDDRRPNSRLSSRSSVTLLQNVPSTVRTAKAERRLKERMIQEGLISDEDEESYLTPAEQRALRAEKRAAWRQARLKSLEQDALQAQIVIKKMSEMMDTTDKAETLEDRTDADHISDQEKITEVETLREKIISLELSNAEDEIESITGTGASDAESENEELASQRSGTDMLQEKADSLTSASVTEGAASKQNTNIIVTMTKKKKRKQGRKKNRH